The Cellulomonas sp. P24 genome contains a region encoding:
- a CDS encoding MFS transporter, whose protein sequence is MSSRTPFLSHDHPHYKWVALSNTTLGMLMATINSSIVIISLPSIFTGIHLDPLQPGNVSYLLWMLMGYMLVTAVLVVTFGRLGDIYGRVRIYNLGFVVFTAGAIALSLDPFTSGPGAMWLIAWRVVQGVGGAMLFANSTAILTDAFPPHRRGMALGVNQVAAIAGSFIGLLAGGLLAVVDWRAVFIVSVPIGILGTIWSYRSLHETSQRRAATLDWPGNITFAVGLTAVLTGITYGIQPYGGSATGWTNPWVLGAIIGGLVLLTVFIRVEYLSPAPMLDLRLFRIRAFSMGNLAGLLAAIGRGGLQFMLIIWLQGIWLPLHGYSYEVTPLWAGIYMLPITIGFLLSGPLSGTLSDRFGARGFASVGLLVVATTFIALLLLPVNFTYWQFALITGVSGIGSGMFGAPNRSAIMNSVPAGDRGAASGVAGTVLNAGSSLSIGVFFSLMIVGLAGSLPTALRTGLTTHGVPAALAQQISQLPPVGSLFAAFLGYNPIQSLLGPTGVLSSIPPADAATLTGKEFFPQLISGPFHHGLVVVFGAAALMSLIGAVASFRRGGKYVHDDGAPVDGAPVDAVREVAATERDA, encoded by the coding sequence GTGAGCTCACGCACGCCCTTCCTGTCCCATGACCACCCGCACTACAAGTGGGTCGCCCTCAGCAACACCACGCTCGGCATGCTGATGGCCACGATCAACTCGTCGATCGTCATCATCTCCTTGCCCTCGATCTTCACGGGGATCCACCTCGACCCCCTGCAGCCGGGCAACGTGAGCTACCTGCTCTGGATGCTCATGGGCTACATGCTCGTGACCGCCGTGCTCGTGGTGACGTTCGGGCGGCTCGGTGACATCTACGGGCGGGTGCGGATCTACAACCTCGGCTTCGTCGTGTTCACGGCCGGGGCGATCGCCCTGTCGCTCGACCCGTTCACCAGCGGACCGGGCGCGATGTGGCTGATCGCCTGGCGCGTCGTGCAGGGCGTCGGCGGCGCGATGCTGTTCGCGAACTCGACCGCGATCCTCACGGACGCGTTCCCCCCGCACCGGCGGGGGATGGCCCTCGGCGTCAACCAGGTGGCCGCGATCGCCGGCAGCTTCATCGGTCTCCTCGCCGGCGGTCTCCTCGCCGTCGTGGACTGGCGCGCCGTGTTCATCGTGAGCGTGCCGATCGGGATCCTCGGCACCATCTGGTCCTACCGGTCGCTGCACGAGACGAGCCAACGCCGGGCCGCCACGCTCGACTGGCCCGGGAACATCACGTTCGCGGTCGGCCTGACGGCCGTGCTCACCGGCATCACCTACGGGATCCAGCCCTACGGAGGCAGCGCCACCGGGTGGACGAACCCGTGGGTGCTCGGGGCGATCATCGGCGGGCTCGTCCTGCTCACGGTCTTCATCCGGGTCGAGTACCTCTCGCCCGCGCCGATGCTCGACCTCCGCCTGTTCCGCATCCGGGCATTCAGCATGGGGAACCTCGCCGGGCTCCTCGCCGCGATCGGGCGGGGCGGCCTGCAGTTCATGCTGATCATCTGGTTGCAGGGGATCTGGCTGCCGCTGCACGGCTACTCCTACGAGGTCACCCCGCTGTGGGCCGGCATCTACATGCTGCCGATCACCATCGGGTTCCTGCTCTCCGGCCCGCTGTCCGGGACACTGTCCGACCGGTTCGGCGCCCGAGGGTTCGCGAGCGTCGGGCTGCTGGTCGTGGCCACGACGTTCATCGCCCTCCTGCTGCTCCCGGTGAACTTCACCTACTGGCAGTTCGCGCTCATCACCGGCGTGAGCGGCATCGGTTCCGGCATGTTCGGCGCACCCAACAGGTCCGCGATCATGAACAGCGTCCCGGCGGGCGACCGCGGCGCCGCCTCCGGGGTCGCCGGCACCGTGCTCAACGCCGGCTCGTCGCTGTCGATCGGCGTGTTCTTCTCGCTCATGATCGTCGGGCTCGCCGGATCGCTCCCGACGGCGCTCCGCACAGGCCTGACCACGCACGGCGTGCCGGCCGCCCTCGCGCAGCAGATCTCCCAGCTCCCCCCGGTCGGCAGCCTGTTCGCCGCGTTCCTCGGCTACAACCCGATCCAGAGCCTGCTCGGCCCCACCGGCGTCCTCAGCTCGATCCCGCCCGCCGACGCCGCGACCCTCACGGGCAAGGAGTTCTTCCCGCAGCTCATCTCCGGTCCGTTCCACCACGGACTCGTGGTCGTCTTCGGGGCGGCGGCGCTGATGTCCCTCATCGGTGCGGTCGCGTCGTTCCGTCGCGGTGGCAAGTACGTGCACGACGACGGCGCGCCTGTCGACGGCGCACCTGTCGACGCCGTGCGCGAGGTGGCGGCGACCGAGCGCGACGCATGA
- a CDS encoding alkene reductase: MDLFSPVSLGDLHLPNRVVMAPLTRMRSGAAGVPGDLVAEHYAQRASVGLIITEGTYPSHESRAYPGQPGIVTEEQVEGWRRVADAVHARGGRIVMQLMHSGRVAHTDITGTDRIVAPSAIAIDGEVRAAVGKLRFPVPHALTTEELDVVRDEFVTAARNAIVAGLDGVEIHSANGYLLHQFLSPASNQREDGYGGSPQNRARFGIEVTTAVAEAIGAGRVGIRISPMHNIQDVLETDAADATATYEALVDGIAPLGLAYLSVLHSDPTGELVQGLRARFGGKLIANSGFGRITTRDEALALVAEASADAVAVGRLAIANPDLVERWQADAAENTPDPQTFYGSGPEGYTDYPRLSA, from the coding sequence ATGGATCTGTTCTCGCCCGTCTCGCTCGGAGACCTGCACCTGCCGAACCGCGTCGTGATGGCGCCCCTCACCCGGATGCGGTCCGGTGCTGCGGGGGTCCCCGGTGACCTCGTGGCCGAGCACTACGCGCAGCGGGCGAGCGTCGGCCTGATCATCACGGAGGGCACGTACCCGAGCCACGAGTCGCGCGCCTACCCGGGCCAGCCCGGCATCGTGACCGAGGAGCAGGTCGAGGGCTGGCGTCGGGTCGCTGACGCCGTCCACGCTCGGGGTGGCCGCATCGTCATGCAGCTGATGCACAGCGGGCGGGTGGCGCACACGGACATCACGGGGACCGACCGGATCGTCGCGCCGAGCGCGATCGCGATCGACGGCGAGGTGCGCGCCGCGGTGGGCAAGCTGCGGTTCCCCGTGCCGCACGCCCTCACGACCGAGGAGCTGGACGTCGTCCGCGACGAGTTCGTGACCGCTGCGAGGAACGCGATCGTCGCCGGGCTCGACGGGGTCGAGATCCACAGCGCGAACGGCTACCTGCTGCACCAGTTCCTGTCGCCGGCGTCGAACCAGCGCGAGGACGGGTACGGCGGTTCCCCGCAGAACCGTGCGCGGTTCGGTATCGAGGTGACGACGGCCGTCGCCGAGGCGATCGGCGCGGGCCGGGTGGGCATCCGCATCTCCCCGATGCACAACATCCAGGACGTCCTCGAGACGGATGCCGCCGACGCGACGGCGACCTACGAGGCGCTCGTCGACGGCATCGCCCCGCTCGGCCTCGCCTACCTGAGCGTCCTGCACAGCGACCCGACCGGTGAGCTCGTCCAGGGCCTGCGGGCCCGCTTCGGCGGCAAGCTCATCGCCAACAGCGGCTTCGGCAGGATCACGACCCGGGACGAGGCGCTCGCGCTCGTCGCGGAGGCGAGCGCCGACGCCGTCGCCGTCGGTCGCCTTGCGATCGCCAACCCCGACCTCGTCGAGCGCTGGCAGGCCGACGCGGCGGAGAACACGCCGGACCCCCAGACGTTCTACGGCTCGGGACCTGAGGGGTACACGGACTACCCGCGGCTGAGCGCCTAG
- a CDS encoding FHA domain-containing protein produces the protein MNALTITLLRLGYLILLWAFVLSAVRVLRHDLYGTRISTRRSAARAAGPASVPPASAGSPGPSARREAPPRREPSATRLVVVEGSLRGTSVPLGTSSVLIGRAPSCTLVIDDIALSSRHARLFPEVGGWVIEDLGSTNGTFVAGRRIDQPTPVPLGAQVRVGTNVLELQR, from the coding sequence GTGAACGCCCTGACGATCACCCTGCTGCGGCTGGGCTATCTGATCCTGCTCTGGGCGTTCGTCCTCTCGGCGGTGCGGGTGCTGCGGCACGACCTCTACGGCACCCGGATCAGTACCCGCCGCAGCGCCGCCCGCGCTGCCGGTCCCGCGTCGGTCCCACCGGCCTCGGCGGGCTCGCCGGGACCGTCGGCTCGTCGCGAGGCACCACCGCGGCGGGAGCCGTCCGCCACGCGGCTCGTCGTCGTGGAGGGCTCGCTCCGCGGCACGAGCGTGCCCCTCGGCACGTCCTCGGTCCTCATCGGGCGCGCGCCGTCCTGCACGTTGGTGATCGACGACATCGCACTGTCCTCGCGACACGCGCGCCTCTTCCCGGAGGTGGGCGGCTGGGTGATCGAGGATCTGGGATCGACGAACGGCACGTTCGTCGCGGGCCGACGCATCGATCAGCCGACCCCCGTCCCTCTGGGCGCCCAGGTGCGAGTCGGCACCAACGTCCTCGAGCTGCAGAGGTAG
- a CDS encoding GGDEF domain-containing protein encodes MNRSEDLVDATRPDRGASTGRVPDAMARWLARVLTRSERQQRVGVMGRLGLTMVGFGVMCGLVFPAFLERMAIATPDEAWSVPSRIACLAAGLLVGGFNFGLANLVVGSRLGSMSRQMHRVDEIVRAATRAGDWSELSVASCRLPVTSRDEFGEAALAFNTLVSALDGNVAERRRLEAALYHQAFHDPLTELANRALFVDRSEHALDRAKRDGTRLAVLFVDLDGFKSVNDTHGHAAGDAVLVETARRLTVGRRSTDTVARIGGDEFAVLLEGADADAAARIADDLCRRLHEPVPIGTSSARIGASIGTAIGGDPTDTLEALLRAADRAMYRAKSAGSRCARERDVAQEVST; translated from the coding sequence GTGAACCGGAGCGAAGATCTCGTCGACGCGACGCGACCTGATCGCGGCGCGTCGACAGGTCGTGTCCCGGACGCGATGGCCCGCTGGCTCGCCCGGGTCCTGACGCGCAGCGAGCGGCAGCAGCGCGTCGGCGTCATGGGTCGCCTCGGCCTGACGATGGTCGGGTTCGGCGTGATGTGTGGACTGGTCTTCCCGGCGTTCCTCGAGCGGATGGCGATCGCGACCCCCGACGAGGCGTGGTCCGTCCCGTCGCGCATCGCGTGCCTGGCGGCCGGGCTGCTGGTCGGCGGGTTCAACTTCGGGCTCGCCAACCTCGTCGTGGGCAGCCGGCTCGGCAGCATGTCTCGCCAGATGCACCGCGTCGACGAGATCGTGCGCGCCGCCACCCGGGCCGGGGACTGGTCCGAGCTGAGCGTCGCGAGCTGTCGGCTGCCCGTGACGTCCCGGGACGAGTTCGGCGAGGCGGCGCTCGCGTTCAACACCCTGGTCAGCGCGCTCGACGGCAACGTCGCCGAGCGCCGACGCCTGGAGGCGGCCCTCTACCACCAGGCCTTCCACGACCCGCTCACCGAGCTCGCGAACCGGGCGTTGTTCGTCGACCGCAGCGAGCACGCCCTGGACCGCGCCAAGCGCGACGGAACCCGGCTCGCGGTGCTGTTCGTCGACCTCGACGGGTTCAAGTCGGTCAACGACACGCACGGTCATGCCGCAGGTGACGCCGTCCTCGTCGAGACCGCGCGCCGGTTGACCGTCGGACGCCGGAGCACCGACACCGTCGCGCGCATCGGCGGCGACGAGTTCGCCGTCCTGCTCGAGGGCGCCGACGCCGACGCCGCCGCACGCATCGCCGACGACCTCTGCCGTCGCCTGCACGAGCCGGTGCCGATCGGCACGAGCTCGGCGCGCATCGGCGCGAGCATCGGGACCGCGATCGGTGGCGACCCGACGGACACGCTCGAGGCACTGCTGCGTGCCGCCGACCGTGCGATGTACCGGGCGAAGAGCGCCGGGAGCCGGTGCGCGCGTGAGCGCGACGTCGCCCAGGAGGTGTCGACATGA
- a CDS encoding DUF3662 and FHA domain-containing protein, which yields MGILDKFEQGVERVVSTAFAKAFSSEVKPVELASALRREVDDRAVVVDRDRTVVPNSFAIALSPADYQHVEEWGAETLADELAANVTDHALGQRYAFVGPVTVTFSEDEALETGRFEVHSTTVRGAVAPATTAAAPSPRHPLVDIDGQRYLLTGPVTVIGRGSEADIIVDDPGVSRRHLEIRVTPDGVIATDLGSTNGLFVEGHQVPAATLLDGNALTIGRTRIMFWTGAPDDDQDA from the coding sequence GTGGGCATCCTCGACAAGTTCGAACAAGGCGTCGAGCGCGTGGTCAGCACGGCCTTCGCGAAGGCCTTCAGCAGCGAGGTCAAGCCGGTCGAGCTCGCGAGCGCCCTGCGCCGCGAGGTCGACGACCGCGCCGTCGTGGTCGACCGCGACCGCACCGTCGTCCCCAACAGCTTCGCGATCGCCCTGTCCCCGGCGGACTACCAGCATGTGGAGGAGTGGGGCGCGGAGACCCTCGCGGACGAGCTCGCGGCCAACGTCACCGACCACGCGCTCGGTCAGCGGTACGCGTTCGTCGGCCCGGTCACCGTGACGTTCTCCGAGGACGAGGCGCTCGAGACCGGCCGCTTCGAGGTGCACAGCACGACGGTGCGCGGTGCGGTGGCGCCGGCCACCACCGCCGCCGCGCCGAGCCCGCGCCACCCGTTGGTCGACATCGACGGCCAGCGGTACCTGCTGACCGGTCCGGTCACCGTGATCGGTCGTGGGTCCGAGGCCGACATCATCGTCGACGACCCCGGTGTCTCCCGTCGTCACCTGGAGATCCGCGTCACGCCCGACGGGGTGATCGCGACGGACCTCGGGTCCACGAACGGCCTGTTCGTCGAGGGCCACCAAGTTCCGGCCGCCACCTTGCTCGACGGCAACGCCCTGACGATCGGGCGCACCCGCATCATGTTCTGGACCGGCGCGCCTGACGACGACCAGGACGCGTGA
- a CDS encoding sensor domain-containing diguanylate cyclase, which translates to MDAEFYAHLIDRVSDGVYFVSTDRRITYWSAGAVDVTGYTADAVVGRSCAEGILRHVNDAGRQVCLHGCPLAGVMKDGRPREARMYLHHRDGHRVPVTIRGEAIRDASGQIVGAAEVFTPRGAARDRQDARAHDDPSLDPVVGITSRRFGELKLAPLVAAVADGAATLGVLFLDVDHFKQVNDRYGHRTGDAVLRMVGLSISGALRGDDAAIRWGGEEFVVLLPGVGASDVEVVAERVRMLVENSWLRVGDAELRVTVSVGATMARPTEAALDLVDRADRLMYESKRDGRNCVTADSGRLVSTAERPLVGDGLPWEMPGRCDVDGFGSGPGLDAAEVSSG; encoded by the coding sequence GTGGATGCCGAGTTCTACGCCCACCTGATCGACCGTGTCTCCGACGGCGTGTACTTCGTGAGCACGGACCGGCGCATCACCTACTGGAGCGCCGGGGCCGTGGACGTCACCGGCTACACGGCCGACGCCGTGGTCGGGCGAAGCTGCGCCGAGGGGATCCTGCGGCACGTGAACGACGCCGGACGGCAGGTCTGCCTGCACGGCTGCCCGCTCGCCGGCGTGATGAAGGACGGCAGGCCCCGCGAAGCACGCATGTACCTCCATCACCGGGACGGTCATCGGGTCCCGGTGACGATCCGGGGTGAGGCGATCCGCGACGCGTCCGGTCAGATCGTCGGTGCCGCCGAGGTGTTCACCCCGCGTGGTGCGGCCCGGGACCGGCAGGACGCACGCGCGCATGACGACCCGTCGCTCGACCCGGTCGTCGGCATCACCTCACGACGGTTCGGCGAGCTGAAGCTCGCTCCGCTGGTGGCCGCCGTCGCTGACGGAGCCGCCACTCTCGGGGTGCTGTTCCTCGACGTCGACCACTTCAAGCAGGTCAACGACCGGTACGGCCACCGGACCGGCGATGCCGTGCTGCGGATGGTCGGCCTGTCGATCTCCGGGGCGCTGCGGGGTGACGATGCGGCGATCCGCTGGGGCGGCGAGGAGTTCGTCGTGCTGCTCCCGGGCGTGGGAGCGTCCGACGTCGAGGTCGTGGCGGAGCGCGTGCGCATGCTCGTGGAGAACTCCTGGCTTCGGGTGGGCGACGCCGAGCTCCGCGTAACCGTCTCCGTCGGCGCGACCATGGCCCGGCCGACCGAAGCGGCTCTCGACCTGGTCGACCGCGCTGATCGGCTGATGTACGAGAGCAAGCGCGACGGCCGGAACTGCGTCACAGCGGACTCGGGACGGCTCGTGAGCACGGCCGAACGTCCGCTCGTCGGGGACGGCCTTCCGTGGGAGATGCCCGGTCGGTGCGACGTCGACGGCTTCGGGTCCGGGCCGGGCCTCGACGCCGCGGAGGTCAGCTCCGGCTGA
- a CDS encoding ATP-binding protein, which translates to MRDDEIRRQLTQANPWWRAVVSGASPTAWVDEHRAFRDLGRHDLGYRPTVLDDIADGPVTDQLVVLSGPRRIGKSVAVLDVAKRLCARSDIDPRQVIHAPCDAMTPQALRRVLVLGRALTASVDQPEPRRRIWLLDEISSVSGWSAILKGARDNTDFGDDTVVATGSRWADDEDVEGNLLAGRAGHGTRRRRVLLPMSFREHLRATRPDLGVPEVIHPGELQSAEARRRFATFEVLVDDYDLAWQAYLTTGGFPRAVAESARLGAVTDGYLADLEAWLHRDVEPAAGPESIPLLLDMLSTRSTSPLSVNSTAQDLGYGKDVLGLRLRRMIASHALLRCPQRSAGRLVPRTQAKYYLTDPLLAWLPSRRRAGLDAPDMTRLTEAAIAVTLARVIDSLDEGRWLHGDTIGYARTTSDKEVDLAPVSVPSRDGAVETVPIESKWVDRGWKSEARTITGKYGRGVVATKTILDLDGGVWAVPAPLLAVALQ; encoded by the coding sequence GTGCGGGACGACGAGATCCGACGGCAGCTGACCCAGGCGAACCCCTGGTGGCGTGCGGTCGTGTCGGGCGCCTCGCCGACCGCGTGGGTCGACGAGCACCGCGCGTTCCGTGATCTCGGCAGGCACGACCTGGGGTATCGCCCGACGGTGCTCGACGACATCGCCGACGGGCCGGTCACCGATCAGCTGGTCGTCCTGTCCGGTCCTCGACGCATCGGCAAGTCGGTCGCTGTGCTGGACGTCGCCAAGCGGCTGTGTGCACGCAGCGACATCGATCCCCGCCAGGTCATTCACGCGCCGTGCGATGCGATGACCCCGCAGGCCCTGCGTCGCGTGCTCGTGCTCGGCCGGGCACTGACGGCGTCGGTCGACCAGCCCGAGCCGCGACGGCGGATCTGGTTGCTCGACGAGATCAGCTCTGTCAGCGGCTGGTCGGCGATCCTCAAGGGGGCGCGCGACAACACCGACTTCGGCGACGACACAGTGGTCGCCACCGGTAGCAGGTGGGCTGACGACGAGGACGTCGAGGGCAACCTGCTGGCCGGACGAGCGGGTCACGGCACGCGACGGCGCCGCGTGCTGCTGCCGATGAGCTTTCGCGAGCATCTGCGGGCGACCCGCCCGGACCTCGGCGTTCCCGAGGTGATCCACCCCGGCGAGCTGCAGAGTGCGGAGGCGCGCCGGAGGTTCGCGACGTTCGAGGTGCTCGTCGATGACTACGACCTGGCATGGCAGGCGTACCTGACCACCGGAGGGTTTCCGCGTGCCGTCGCCGAGAGCGCCCGGCTGGGCGCAGTCACCGACGGCTACCTGGCGGACCTGGAGGCGTGGCTCCATCGAGACGTCGAGCCGGCTGCCGGGCCGGAGTCCATCCCGCTGCTCCTCGACATGCTCAGCACCCGCTCGACGAGCCCGCTCAGCGTGAACTCGACGGCGCAGGACCTCGGGTACGGCAAGGACGTGCTCGGCCTGCGTCTGCGTCGCATGATCGCGAGTCATGCGCTGCTGCGGTGCCCTCAGCGCAGCGCCGGCCGGCTCGTTCCGCGCACCCAGGCCAAGTACTACCTGACCGACCCCCTGCTGGCGTGGCTCCCGTCGCGTCGACGTGCCGGTCTCGACGCGCCGGACATGACGCGTCTGACCGAGGCCGCGATCGCCGTCACCCTTGCCCGCGTGATCGACAGCCTCGACGAAGGCCGCTGGCTGCACGGCGACACCATCGGTTACGCCCGCACCACCAGTGACAAGGAGGTGGACCTCGCGCCCGTCAGCGTGCCGTCGCGAGACGGAGCCGTCGAGACCGTTCCGATCGAGAGCAAGTGGGTCGACCGGGGGTGGAAGAGCGAGGCACGCACCATCACCGGCAAGTACGGACGTGGAGTTGTGGCGACCAAGACCATCCTCGATCTCGACGGAGGCGTGTGGGCCGTCCCGGCGCCGTTGCTCGCGGTCGCCCTCCAATGA
- a CDS encoding SDR family NAD(P)-dependent oxidoreductase, protein MRDVTTGADLVAEIEALGRRALALQMDVTDLTQVRAAVDAAVGHFGGIDILVNNAGIAPGNPAEDVTEADVAATLQVNVTGTFFTSQYVGRHMIERGGGRIVMIGSQAGTVALPGESIYCMSKAAVAHLARCLAVEWGPHGITVNTVAPTFIETPGTEPALADPDFRADVIERIAALHRIGRPMEVAGAVVFLASPAASLVTGHTLAVDGGWTVR, encoded by the coding sequence CTGCGCGACGTCACGACCGGTGCGGACCTCGTCGCGGAGATCGAGGCCCTGGGCCGTCGCGCCCTCGCGCTCCAGATGGATGTCACCGACCTCACGCAGGTGCGAGCGGCCGTCGACGCGGCCGTCGGGCACTTCGGTGGGATCGACATCCTCGTGAACAACGCCGGGATCGCGCCGGGCAACCCCGCCGAGGACGTGACCGAGGCCGACGTCGCCGCGACGCTCCAGGTCAACGTCACGGGCACGTTCTTCACGAGCCAGTACGTCGGGCGGCACATGATCGAGCGGGGTGGCGGGCGGATCGTCATGATCGGGTCCCAGGCGGGGACGGTCGCGCTGCCGGGCGAGTCGATCTACTGCATGTCGAAGGCCGCGGTCGCCCATCTGGCGCGCTGCCTCGCGGTGGAGTGGGGGCCGCACGGGATCACGGTGAACACCGTCGCGCCGACGTTCATCGAGACGCCGGGGACCGAGCCGGCGCTCGCGGACCCGGACTTCCGGGCAGACGTCATCGAGCGGATCGCCGCGCTGCACCGGATCGGGCGTCCGATGGAGGTCGCGGGGGCGGTCGTGTTCCTCGCCTCGCCGGCGGCGTCGTTGGTGACGGGGCACACGCTCGCGGTGGACGGGGGCTGGACGGTTCGGTGA
- a CDS encoding MarR family winged helix-turn-helix transcriptional regulator has translation MSGATGDDRLRQEVASRLGAVVGRIARRTRPSRGELSVGHFSTLATLARRGPQRPSDLARAERVAAPTMTRIISVLESRHLVERHQTPTDARSVTVAITPEGRRLLDEARAERSTSVAELLEVLDDDQLARVAAVLDVLDLMTVEGWEHGGVPAAST, from the coding sequence ATGAGCGGCGCCACGGGCGACGACCGACTGCGGCAGGAGGTGGCCTCCCGGCTGGGAGCGGTCGTCGGTCGCATCGCGCGCCGCACCCGTCCCTCGCGCGGCGAGCTGTCCGTCGGTCACTTCTCGACGCTCGCCACGCTCGCCCGGCGCGGACCGCAGCGCCCGAGCGACCTGGCGCGGGCCGAGCGGGTCGCCGCCCCGACGATGACGCGGATCATCTCGGTGCTCGAGAGCCGTCACCTCGTCGAGCGGCACCAGACGCCCACCGACGCCCGCTCCGTGACGGTCGCGATCACCCCGGAGGGCCGACGCCTGCTCGACGAGGCGCGGGCCGAGCGGAGCACGTCCGTCGCCGAGCTCCTCGAGGTCCTCGACGACGACCAGCTCGCCAGGGTCGCGGCGGTGCTCGACGTCCTCGACCTCATGACGGTCGAGGGGTGGGAGCACGGTGGGGTGCCGGCGGCGTCGACGTGA